Genomic DNA from Taurinivorans muris:
AAAAGGATGCCTGTTCCGGCTGAGGCGCTTCCATTTTTTCCGGGTTTTCAGCAGAAACAATCTTAATATTGAAATTTGCGGCATTTTGGGGCGGGTTATAAAAAATACACATGAACGGCGTGCTCGCGCCCGGCGCGATATTGGTATTTCTCTGCATGATGTCGAGATTGTTGTTGAGGGTTTGTTCCAATTCCTCTTCGTTCAATACCTGCAGTTGGAATAAGGAAAGGCTGGTTCCGGCAATTTGTTTTTTGTCGATGAGCAATTCGCCGGATTCGCTGTACAGCGAACATTCAACTTGAATGAAACCGCGCGGTTCGTCAAAACCGTTGACAACTTTCCCCTCAATAACGGTGAGTGTGCCGATTTTATCGTTGGGCATCGTATATTGGCGCAGCCCGTTTATCTGCAGCAATTTAACCTTTTGCGTCAACTCTTCGATACGTTTGTTTTCCGCTTCGATTTTTTCTTGAATTTTCGCCTCATCCTTGCTGAAATATTTTTCTTTTATCGGGTCAAGGTAATCGGTGAAAGACCATAATATGGAAATAAAGCAAATGGAAGCGAAAAATAAAATTGCAAAAATCCGTACAGCCAGACTTTTCTTTTTCACGGATTTATCATTTGCAAAAGGCGTGTCCAAATCTATGCGGGGTATTCCGGTGTTTGAAGGACCAGCTTCCTGGGGGCTTCCTTCTTCTCCCGCTTCAAGCTTATATTCTGTTTCACGGATGGCAAAAACCGTTTTGCAGATGGAACAGCGGAGTTTTTTGTCAATATCTTCCTGTTTGGGTAATTTAAAAACACTTTTGCAGTTTGGGCAGGTAACAAGCATGGTATGTCCTAAAATTTATATTTCAAGTTCGTTGATACTTGGAAGAGAACGGTATTTTTCAGCATAATCCAAGCCATAGCCGACAAGAAATCCGTCAAGTATGTAAAAACCCACAAAGTCGATGGCGACTGATTTTTCGCGTCTGGCTTTTTTGCTGAGCAATGTTGCGACTTTTACGCTTTTCGCTTTTCTGGCATTGAACTGTGTCAGCAGAAATTCCATGGTAAGTCCGGTATCGACAATATCTTCAACAATGAGGACATGTTTTCCCTCGATATTGATTTCAATATCCTTGGTAAAAGAAATAGTGTTTGAAGAAGTGTCGCTGTTGCCGTAGCTTGCGACACGCACAAAATCAATTTCATGGGGGCAGGTTATGCTGCGGACCAAATCGCTGAAAAAAAGGAAAGCGCCTTTCAGGGTGCAGAGAATGACAAGAGGTTCCCCTTCGTACACTTTTGAAATTTCTTTGCCTAATTCTTTAACTCTTTTTTGGATTTCCTGTTCAGAGATAACTTCTTTTAATGTATGCATGCTTTCCTCAAATATTAATGTTATTTTGTTAAACCGTATTCAATTAAATCGGACAGTTTTTCAAAAGGAATAGAGCCTGACTGCGCATAGACGGCTTTTCCGTTTTTGCCATAGATAATATTGAACGGGATACCCTGAAAATTAAAAAAACCGGAAATTCGCCCTTGGAAATCATGGTACGTTTCGTAATTTATGCCTATGTCCCGATTAAAGGAACGCATTGTTTCTTCATTCTCATCCAAATTGATTCCGATGATTTTCAATTGTTCCTGAGAAAATGTTTTTCTTATTTCAATAAGGTCCGCGATCTCTTGACGGCAAGGGGAACACCATGAAGCATAAAAATTTACCAAAACAACCTGTTTTTTGCTTGCCTGGGCGATTTCATTCAATAAATCAGTGCTTGTTTGAATTTCCTTCGCGAAACATTGGAAGCCGCTTATCAAAAGAAACAGCAAACTAAAAAGCAAGCCGGTACGAATTGTCATAAGACCCTCTTTATTTTTTTCGTTCTATAATAAGTTCTGAAAATATGCAATGTGAAAAAATGCAGTCTTATTATTTGCCTAAAAGCTCTTTCACAACGCGGACAGCCTCGACGGCATCGACGGAATACCCGTCGGCGCCTATGCTTTTCGCATATTCCCGGGTGACGACAGCTCCGCCGACGATCACCTTGCAGGAAAGATTTTTTTCTTTCACAAGGCTGACGGTTTCTTCCATTCTCGGCATCGTTGTTGTCATAAGAGCCGATAAACCGATAATTTCCGCATGGCTTGCAGCCGCTTGCTCAACAATGGTTTCGGCAGGCACATCTTTGCCCAAATCAATAACGTCATAGCCGTAATTTGAAAGCAAAAGCCCGACGATATTCTTGCCTATGTCATGAATATCCCCCTGCACTGTCGCAAGGACGATTTTTGTTCTTTCAGCAACTTGCCCGCTTTTTTCAAGCAATGGTTTCACATGTGCGAAGCCAGTCTGCATGGTTGAAGCGGAGCGGAGAAGCTGAGGAAGAAAATATTCTTTCTTTTCGTACAAGGTTCCGACTTTTTGAATGGCAGGAATAAGCCGTTCACGGACAAGCTCGAAAGGGTCTGCGCCTTTTTTCAGTTCCTCGTCGATCATGGCGACGATATGGTCCTTATCGCCAATGATGACAGCCTCTTCCATGGTTTTAGCTCCGGCTTTCGCCTGATTTGTTCCCTGGTTTTGATTTTGGCTTTGGGAAGTCCATTTTGCATAGGAATTGGTAAAATGTTCCGCATTTTCATCAAAACCCAAAAGGAGATTTGCGCTGTCAAGAGCTTCCCGAATACGTATGTTCGAAGGGTTGGCAATGCAGGAGGACAATCCGGAACCCGCCGCCATGGCGAAGAAAGAGGAATTGACCAAATCTCTCGCAGGCAAGCCGAAAGAAATATTGGATAAGCCGAGCGTCGTCGGCAAGTGTTCCTTATGACACCATTTTACCGTTTCCAAGCAGGCTGCGGGCGCTTTGCCGTCAGAAGCGGCAGTCAGCGCCAAAATATCAATCATGATCAAATGGCGCGGAATGGCATATTTTTCTGCTTTAAGAAGCAGTTGTTCAATAATGCTGATACGTTCTTTGGCAGTTTTCGGCAGGTTCGCACCTGTGAGAGGCAATAAAATGAAAGGGGAGCCCCATATTTTGCAGGCAGGGGCAAGCAATTCCATTTTATTTTCTTCTCCGCTTATGGAATTGACAAGCGCGGAGCCGGCATGGAAAGGCAGTGCCCGGATAATCGCTTCAGGATTTGAAGAATCTATGCAAAGAGGTGTTTGTACACGGGAAACCAAGGTTTCAACCAAGGAGGGAAGCATGCTTTCTTCGTGAACGTGCGGCGCACCGACATTGACATCTAAAATTTTTGTGCCCATGGCAATTTGCTCATCTGCGTATTGCAGGGCGAGGTCGAATTTTCCGGCTTGCAATTCTGCGCTGAGGGCTTTTTTTCCGGTTGGGTTTATGCGTTCGCCAATCATGATGAGGGGCTGTGTTTCACCGATTTGCACGAGGGAGGAGCGTGAGGTGAGGCGTATACCGTAAGGAAGTTTCCGTTCTGTTTTAGAAATGTCTTTTTGTATGGAAAGTACTTTTTCGCGCAAGGCTTGGATGTGTTGAGGGTTTGTTCCGCAGCATCCGCCCAGAATATGAACTCCTTCTTTCGCGATATGGCTTGTTTGTTCTGCAAAGTCTTGCGGGTCAAGCCTGAAAACGGTTTCACCGCCGATAAGTTCCGGCAGCCCCGCATTGGGTTCAGCGAAAACAGGCAGTGTGCAGCCTGCCAAAATGCGTTTGACTACGGGAAGCATTTGTTCGGGACCCGCTCCGCAGTTGACTCCGATAGCGTCAACTCCCATGTTCTGCATAGTCGCGGCAAAAATTTCAGGGCTTGAGCCGGTTAAGCTGACACCGTCTTCAAAGGTCATGGAAACAAAAATCGGAAGGTCGGTTTCCATTTTCGCTGCGGCGACTGCTGCTCTTGCTTCTGCAAGGTCGAATTGCGTTTCGATAAAAATTAAATCAACACCGCCTTTGACCAAACCGCGGACTTGTTCACGGATAGCGGAAATGAAATCCTGCGGGTCGAGTTCGCCAAGGGGACGCAGGAATTTTCCGACAGGTCCGATATCGCCTGCGATGAAACAGGGGGCGCCGGTTTCCTGTTTCATTTGGGAAACGGCTTTTTGAGCGACTTGCGCCATTTTTATATTAAACGTTTCGACATCGAGGCTCGGCGGGAGTTTGTATTTTGTGCCGCCAAAGGTGGACGTGATAATGATATTTGCGCCGGCTTTCAAATATTCCAAATGTATTTGCTCAACGATATCAGGTCGTTCCATGCAAAATTCGGCAGGGTTGGCGCCGTCCGGCATGCCGAGTTTTTGCAGCATTGTTCCCATTGCTCCGTCAATGAAGAGAGGAGTATCCGTTTGAATCAAGGTACGTACTAAGCCCATGTATAGCTCCTGATAGCATAATCCGTTTATTTGTTTTGCTTTTTTAAAACTTGCTAATATAAAAAATACAGACTAAAATAAGTTCCATTAATTATAAAAACAAATGGTACGAAAGTTATATAACAAGAATTTATTGACTATGGAAGAAAAAAATACAGAAAAAAAAATTGCAGGCGAAAAGAAAACCGACGAGAAAAACGTTGTTCTTGAAGCGGAATTGCTGCCTGATGATTTTTCTGATGAAGATACAGAACAAGATGATGATTTCGATTCTTCTGAGGACATATTAGGGCAGACGGATTTCATTGATGAAAAAGATTATCTCGATGTGATGAATTATGCCAATAATTCCATTGCGCTGGAAGAAAATCATGAAGACAATGCCGTAATGGTCGCACCCCGCCATTTGCCTGCCGTTCAAGACAATTTGCAGCTGTATCTGCGTGAGGTGAGCAAGTTTCCTTTGCTTGAACCCGATGAAGAGGTTGCGCTCGCTAGGCGTGTGCGTGACAGCGGGGACAGTGAAGCCGCGTTTCGGATCATTTCTTCACACCTGCGTTTGGTTGTGCGCGTGGCTATGGATTTTCAGCGGCGCTGGATGCAAAATGTCCTTGATTTAATTCAGGAAGGTAATGTCGGGCTTATGCGGGCTGTCAATAAATTCGACCCTGATAAGGGCATTAAATTCTCTTATTATGCCACGTTTTGGATAAAAGCTTATATTCTCAAGTTTATCATGGATAACTGGAGAATGGTTAAAATCGGCACGACGCAAGCCCAGCGCAAGCTTTTCTATAACTTGAACAAAGAACGGCAAAAGCTTATTTCCCAAGGATTCGATCCTGATGAAAAAACCTTGTCGGAAGCTCTTGGCGTGAGTGTGGAACAAGTTGTGGAAATGCAGCAGCGTCTTGATACTAGTGATTTATCCCTTGATATGCCGACGAATAGTGATGACAACAGCGGTTCGACAAAACTCGATTTTCTGCCCGCTCTGACGGCGGGAGTTGAAAACAGTTTCGCCAGTGAGGAGTTATCCGATTTGGTGCGGTACAGTTTAAAAGACTTATTGCCTGATTTGTCCGATAAGGAGCTTTTCATCTTAGAGCACAGGCTGCTTACTGACGACCCCGTGACCTTGCGTGAAATAGGGGAAAAATATCATGTGAGCCGTGAACGGATCAGGCAATTGGAAGCCCGTTTATTGCAAAAGCTGAAAACGCACTTGGGAACGAAAATAAAAGATTTTTCGGAAGAATGGATTCAATCGTAGAGGGAACAATGCGTATCATATCACTTTTATTTCTCTTATTGGTTTTACAGGCATGTGTGCATTCTGAAGATTTGCAGAATACGCCTTTTTTGTTTCCTTTTGAAAAAGCCGGTTCGCAAAGCGGAGAAAATCCGGGAATGGAAATTTCTGAAAACGGTATGCGGACTTTTGCTTATTTGGGTTTGTACGAAGCCGTAAAACGCGATGATTATGATAAAATAAAACTGTATTCTGATAAAGTTGTTGAAGAAAATCCGGAACCTTTGTTTTTGGCGGAAGCTGTCACTTGGTTTTATAATAAGGGGTATATGCAGGAAGCCAAGGTTTTACTGGAAAAATGCCTGCAAGCCATGCCTGATGAATTGCCTTTCATCCTGATGTATGCGGAGTTGTTGCAAACCATGCAGGAGGGCAATTCCGATTTGTCTCCCGCTCTTGATTTGCTGAAAGCATATATCGGAAATCATCCGCAGGATTATAATGCGTATATAGAGCTCGGTGTCATTTATTATAAACTTTTCCAATATGAAAACGCGTATTTTTCTTTCATGCAAATTCCGGAAAAGGAAAAAACGTCGTCTGTGTACGTGTATATCGGAATTTGTTTGGAAAAAATGAAGCGCTACGATGACGCCAAGAAATATTTCAGCCGTGTGTTGCGTGAATTTCCGGAAGAAAAATCCGCTTTGCAGCATTTAGGCATGATTGCGGAGGTGCAGGGAAATTATGCTTTGGCACGAAAATATTATTCCCGTTTGCTGGAACTGGATAATTCCAATTATGATTACCTGCTGCGTTTGATTTCCATAGCGTTTAAAGAAGGAAATCATCAGAGGGCTTTCAATATCGCAAAAGAACATTTTAATTTTGATTTCATTGTTTCTGTTTCCTCCATGCTTATCCAGGAAGGCAGGCTTGATTTGGCTGAGGAACTTCTCAATAATCTCGGAACAATGGAAAATGCCCCGCGCGAATTGTTATATTTGCACGGTGCGCTGATTTACGAAGCGGATAAAGATAAAAAGCGAGCGTTGCCTTATTTGGGGCAGCTTACGGAAGATGACGAACATTATAAAAACGCCCAAGAAATCATTACCTATATCCATTTGGATAACAACGAGTTTGACGAGGCGCTTCCGTATATTAAAAATCTGCAGGTTCTTTCTCCCGATGCAAAAAATTATAAGATATTGGAATATCAAGTGTATTTGTTTCAGGAACAATATGAACAGGCGTATGAAATCCTCTATGAATTTTTACAGGAATATCCGGAAGATAACCGTGCGAAATTTCGCTTTGCCTATACGTGCTTTCATCTGAACGAAAAAGAAAAAGCCATGCGGATTATGAAAGAGATTTTACTTGCCGAACCTGACAATTACGATGCTTTAAATTTTGTGGGATATACTCTTGTCGAGCAAAATAAAGATTTGAAACAAGCGGAGGAGTATCTTTTAAAAGCTGATAGGTTAAATCCTAACCATGGGTATATTAACGATTCTTTGGCTTGGCTGTATTATAAAAAAGGCGATTACGCAAAAGCGCTCGAATTTATTGAAAAAGCTATTTCATATTCCAAAAATATCGCAAAAGAAGATGCGACCATGTGGGAACACTACGGCGATATTGCGCAAAAGCTCGGAAATTTTGACACAGCCCGTTCCGCTTATGAAAAATCTTTAAAAATCGAAAAAAACAGCGATGTTGAATTAAAACTTAATAAATTGCATTAAGGAATTTTTAATGAAATTTTGGTTAAAATTTTTATTTCTTATTTGGATTTGCGTGCAGATGAGCGCATGTGCCGCAAGTTCCGTGAGTTTGCCGAACATGGAGGAACAGGAAGGCAGGTGGAAAAAGTTCATTCAGCGGAGCATAGAGGAAAAGCCGTATGCCTTGCAGGGAAGTTTTCGCTTCGGGGACAGTAAAAATACCAACCGGGTCAATTATATTTTTTGGAGCAACGGTGCTGTGCCTTTGCGTTTGGATGTCATGGCCGGAGTCGGTGCGAGCATTGCAAAAATTCTTGAAAGCAAAGAACGGATTTTAATGTATTTTGTTCAGGACAAGCAAGCTATTCTCATGGATAATTTTGATGAAATAAATCCGCTTGTCAGCCTTGGCATGCCTGTTCCTTTTTCTTTTTATGAAATGTCGCTTTTGCTCCGCGGTGGATTTAATCAGGTTTTGCAGGATATTCATTTGGATAGTGTTAAATCCAAGAAAGCAAAAACTGATTATAAGAAATATACCTATTATTTCAGTAGCTTGAAAATGGATGGTTTGGTGCAGCTGAATAAGGACGGTTTGCCTGTGCACTGTGAAATTAACAACGAATGGGCTTTTGACATAGTGTATGACGATACCGCCAAACTCCCTTCCCGGGTTGTGATTTCATCGCTTCTTGATGATTACAGAGCGATTTTGCTTGTGAAAGAACGGAGTTATCCTAAGGAGTATACGGAGGAAGATTTGCGGTTTCCTTTGCCTGACGGTACGGAAATTTTAAATAATTAGAGGTGGATATGGCTAAAAAGGTTTTTATTGCTTCAGACCATGCAGGTTTTTGTTTAAAGCAGATTCTTGTGCGGCATTTACAGGAAAAGGGGCATGATGTCTTTGACTTGGGACCTGAGCAAGCGGTAAGCTGCGATTATCCCGACAGTGCGTTCAAAGTAACGGATAAGCTGCTTGAAAACGAGGGAGCTTTCGGCATTCTTATTTGCGGAACCGGTATCGGTATGAGCATGGCTGCCAATAAAGTGAAAGGAATACGCGCGGCGCTTGCGTCCTGCGAGTTTCATGCCCGTGCTTGCCGTGAGCATAATAATGCGAATATTTTGTGTCTTGGCGAACGGGTAACCGGTGCGGGGCTTGCTGTGAATTTGGCGGATATTTTCCTTGAAACGGAATTTCTTGAGGGCAGGCATTTGCGCAGGATAGAATTATTCAATATGAAATAAAAAAGATAAGGGTAAGAATTTACCCTTTTTCTTTATGGTTTTGATGGGCTTTTCTGTGGTGCGACGGCATGGCGGATTGTTCCGTATTTTTTGTCCAAACATACGGTCCTGTGCCGGATATGTTTTTATTGATGATTTGTTCAAATTCCTCTGTCACATGCCAAGAAAAAAAGTATGCCGTAAGTTTGTGATTGGTATAATTGGAAGTGACGCAAAATGCGTTATCCGAAATGTTTTCTTCAAGTATTGCTTTAGGTATTTTAAACGTTTCGGATATTTCAATAAGAATGCTCTGCCTTGCCACGTTCTGCTTTTCTTCCGCTGATGACGCATTGTCAAAAATGATGGTATCAATGCCGAAATATTCCCATAGGGTATTCCAAAGTTTCTGATTGGTCCTTTGCCGTAATAATTCCTCATTGTTGCTGTTGGTTATGATACAAAAACTGGCGAGAACGGGAATTATTTCTTTTTTCGCTTTTGGTACCGGGCGTTCCCGCTCAAGATTGAGTTTTTTGCTTTCACAATAGGGAACAAGAGGACAATTTGCGCATTGCGGAATTTTTTTGCAGACAAGGGCGCCCAGTTCCATCAATGCCTGATTATAGGTTCTTGCTTTGCCGTGCGGGAGCAGTTCCTGCGCCAAGGGCTTGACCGCTTTTTTTAGATTTTTGTCAGTGCAGTTGAAAAGCCTTGCAAATACACGTTCGACATTTGCGTCGACAACAGCATAATCTTTTTCAAAGGCTATGCCCATGATAGCAGATAGCGTATATTCGCCTATTCCTGCGAGGGAGCGGATTTTAGCTTCATCGCAGGGGATTTTTCCGTTGTAAGTATTGCTGATGATTTTTGCGCTTGCGTAAATGTTTCTCGCTCTCGAATAATAGCCAAGTCCCTCCCAAAGCTGCAGGACTTTTTCAAGAGAAGACTCCGCAATGGAATCAGGAGTCGGAAATTCCTGCATCCAGCGGTTAAAATACCGCACGCCCCTTTCCATTTGGGTTTGCTGCAGCATCATTTCCGAAATCCAGACATGGTAAGGGCTATACGTCTTACGCCAAGGCAAATCGCGTTTATTTTGTTCAAACCAAGAAAATAAACTGCATATGAAATTTTGTTTGTCGAATAAAATTTGCTTGCTCATTGCAAAAAATTTAACGTATTTTTTTTATAAATTCAAGACTTGCTTTTTTCACGGCTTTTCGACACAATAAGAAAAATTTTATAAAAGGAATAGGTATGAGCAATCCGATTATTTTAATGGAAACTTCTTCCGGGGATATTTTATTGGAATTATTTGAAGATAAAGCACCCGTCAGCGCTGCGAATTTTTTAAAATATGTTGATGAGGAATTTTACCAAAACACTATTTTTCACCGTGTGATCAAAGACTTCATGATACAGGGCGGCGGCTATACCGTGCGTTACGAAGAAAAGCCCACCCATGAGCCTATTCGCAATGAAGCCGGCAACGGCTTGAAAAATTTGCGCGGCACGCTTGCTATGGCGAGAACCGCCGATCCTCACTCCGCTTCCGCTCAATTCTTTATCAATACTGTTGACAATCCGGATCTTGATTATCAAAGAGACGCGGATGAAGAATACGGTTATTGCGTGTTCGGGCAAGTGATTGAGGGCATGGACGTTGTGGATAAGATTCAGAAACTGAAAACAAAGCCTCAAGGCGAACACGATGATGTGCCTGTTGATATGGTCGTCATTACCGGTATGAGTCGTTTTGAATAAAAAATACACATAAGAAAAAAAGCCTTTTTTTCTTATGTGTTATTTGCCGCTTTCAAGCTGTTCAAGCTTTGTATCGGACTGGTTTTGGTGAATATGAATATCCGTTTGCGGAAATGGTATTTCAATGCCCTTTTCTTTAAAGGCGTTATTGATGGCGAGGCGCAGTTTTGCCATAATTCCCGCAGCATTGTTCAAATCAGCCACCCAAATCCTGAGTTCGAAATCAAGGGAGCTGTCCCCGAAGTTCGTAAAAAGAAAACTAGGTTCGGGATAAGAAAGCACATCGGGATTGTTTTTCACTACCTGCATGACTATGTCGGTCACAAGATCCAAATCTGTGTTATAGGCGACATTGATCAAAATGGTTTTTCTCACCATTTTGCCGTTATGCGTCCAGTTGGTGAACGTTGAAGATAAAAAGGCGGAGTTCGGCACGAAAATAACGGCGTTTTCAGCGGTTTTTATTTGGGTAGCCCTCAGGCTTATTTTTTGGATGACGCCGCTTATGCCCGCAACGTCGACAACGTCTCCTTCACGGATATTTTGTCCGAAAATCAAGGAAAAACCGCTGAAAATATTTTGAACGAAACTTTGCAGACCAAGA
This window encodes:
- a CDS encoding DUF3426 domain-containing protein, producing the protein MLVTCPNCKSVFKLPKQEDIDKKLRCSICKTVFAIRETEYKLEAGEEGSPQEAGPSNTGIPRIDLDTPFANDKSVKKKSLAVRIFAILFFASICFISILWSFTDYLDPIKEKYFSKDEAKIQEKIEAENKRIEELTQKVKLLQINGLRQYTMPNDKIGTLTVIEGKVVNGFDEPRGFIQVECSLYSESGELLIDKKQIAGTSLSLFQLQVLNEEELEQTLNNNLDIMQRNTNIAPGASTPFMCIFYNPPQNAANFNIKIVSAENPEKMEAPQPEQASF
- the hpt gene encoding hypoxanthine phosphoribosyltransferase, yielding MHTLKEVISEQEIQKRVKELGKEISKVYEGEPLVILCTLKGAFLFFSDLVRSITCPHEIDFVRVASYGNSDTSSNTISFTKDIEINIEGKHVLIVEDIVDTGLTMEFLLTQFNARKAKSVKVATLLSKKARREKSVAIDFVGFYILDGFLVGYGLDYAEKYRSLPSINELEI
- a CDS encoding TlpA family protein disulfide reductase — its product is MTIRTGLLFSLLFLLISGFQCFAKEIQTSTDLLNEIAQASKKQVVLVNFYASWCSPCRQEIADLIEIRKTFSQEQLKIIGINLDENEETMRSFNRDIGINYETYHDFQGRISGFFNFQGIPFNIIYGKNGKAVYAQSGSIPFEKLSDLIEYGLTK
- a CDS encoding homocysteine S-methyltransferase family protein; protein product: MGLVRTLIQTDTPLFIDGAMGTMLQKLGMPDGANPAEFCMERPDIVEQIHLEYLKAGANIIITSTFGGTKYKLPPSLDVETFNIKMAQVAQKAVSQMKQETGAPCFIAGDIGPVGKFLRPLGELDPQDFISAIREQVRGLVKGGVDLIFIETQFDLAEARAAVAAAKMETDLPIFVSMTFEDGVSLTGSSPEIFAATMQNMGVDAIGVNCGAGPEQMLPVVKRILAGCTLPVFAEPNAGLPELIGGETVFRLDPQDFAEQTSHIAKEGVHILGGCCGTNPQHIQALREKVLSIQKDISKTERKLPYGIRLTSRSSLVQIGETQPLIMIGERINPTGKKALSAELQAGKFDLALQYADEQIAMGTKILDVNVGAPHVHEESMLPSLVETLVSRVQTPLCIDSSNPEAIIRALPFHAGSALVNSISGEENKMELLAPACKIWGSPFILLPLTGANLPKTAKERISIIEQLLLKAEKYAIPRHLIMIDILALTAASDGKAPAACLETVKWCHKEHLPTTLGLSNISFGLPARDLVNSSFFAMAAGSGLSSCIANPSNIRIREALDSANLLLGFDENAEHFTNSYAKWTSQSQNQNQGTNQAKAGAKTMEEAVIIGDKDHIVAMIDEELKKGADPFELVRERLIPAIQKVGTLYEKKEYFLPQLLRSASTMQTGFAHVKPLLEKSGQVAERTKIVLATVQGDIHDIGKNIVGLLLSNYGYDVIDLGKDVPAETIVEQAAASHAEIIGLSALMTTTMPRMEETVSLVKEKNLSCKVIVGGAVVTREYAKSIGADGYSVDAVEAVRVVKELLGK
- a CDS encoding sigma-70 family RNA polymerase sigma factor — encoded protein: MEEKNTEKKIAGEKKTDEKNVVLEAELLPDDFSDEDTEQDDDFDSSEDILGQTDFIDEKDYLDVMNYANNSIALEENHEDNAVMVAPRHLPAVQDNLQLYLREVSKFPLLEPDEEVALARRVRDSGDSEAAFRIISSHLRLVVRVAMDFQRRWMQNVLDLIQEGNVGLMRAVNKFDPDKGIKFSYYATFWIKAYILKFIMDNWRMVKIGTTQAQRKLFYNLNKERQKLISQGFDPDEKTLSEALGVSVEQVVEMQQRLDTSDLSLDMPTNSDDNSGSTKLDFLPALTAGVENSFASEELSDLVRYSLKDLLPDLSDKELFILEHRLLTDDPVTLREIGEKYHVSRERIRQLEARLLQKLKTHLGTKIKDFSEEWIQS
- a CDS encoding tetratricopeptide repeat protein — its product is MRIISLLFLLLVLQACVHSEDLQNTPFLFPFEKAGSQSGENPGMEISENGMRTFAYLGLYEAVKRDDYDKIKLYSDKVVEENPEPLFLAEAVTWFYNKGYMQEAKVLLEKCLQAMPDELPFILMYAELLQTMQEGNSDLSPALDLLKAYIGNHPQDYNAYIELGVIYYKLFQYENAYFSFMQIPEKEKTSSVYVYIGICLEKMKRYDDAKKYFSRVLREFPEEKSALQHLGMIAEVQGNYALARKYYSRLLELDNSNYDYLLRLISIAFKEGNHQRAFNIAKEHFNFDFIVSVSSMLIQEGRLDLAEELLNNLGTMENAPRELLYLHGALIYEADKDKKRALPYLGQLTEDDEHYKNAQEIITYIHLDNNEFDEALPYIKNLQVLSPDAKNYKILEYQVYLFQEQYEQAYEILYEFLQEYPEDNRAKFRFAYTCFHLNEKEKAMRIMKEILLAEPDNYDALNFVGYTLVEQNKDLKQAEEYLLKADRLNPNHGYINDSLAWLYYKKGDYAKALEFIEKAISYSKNIAKEDATMWEHYGDIAQKLGNFDTARSAYEKSLKIEKNSDVELKLNKLH
- the rpiB gene encoding ribose 5-phosphate isomerase B, producing the protein MAKKVFIASDHAGFCLKQILVRHLQEKGHDVFDLGPEQAVSCDYPDSAFKVTDKLLENEGAFGILICGTGIGMSMAANKVKGIRAALASCEFHARACREHNNANILCLGERVTGAGLAVNLADIFLETEFLEGRHLRRIELFNMK
- a CDS encoding A/G-specific adenine glycosylase, which encodes MMLQQTQMERGVRYFNRWMQEFPTPDSIAESSLEKVLQLWEGLGYYSRARNIYASAKIISNTYNGKIPCDEAKIRSLAGIGEYTLSAIMGIAFEKDYAVVDANVERVFARLFNCTDKNLKKAVKPLAQELLPHGKARTYNQALMELGALVCKKIPQCANCPLVPYCESKKLNLERERPVPKAKKEIIPVLASFCIITNSNNEELLRQRTNQKLWNTLWEYFGIDTIIFDNASSAEEKQNVARQSILIEISETFKIPKAILEENISDNAFCVTSNYTNHKLTAYFFSWHVTEEFEQIINKNISGTGPYVWTKNTEQSAMPSHHRKAHQNHKEKG
- a CDS encoding peptidylprolyl isomerase — its product is MSNPIILMETSSGDILLELFEDKAPVSAANFLKYVDEEFYQNTIFHRVIKDFMIQGGGYTVRYEEKPTHEPIRNEAGNGLKNLRGTLAMARTADPHSASAQFFINTVDNPDLDYQRDADEEYGYCVFGQVIEGMDVVDKIQKLKTKPQGEHDDVPVDMVVITGMSRFE